In Notamacropus eugenii isolate mMacEug1 chromosome 1, mMacEug1.pri_v2, whole genome shotgun sequence, one genomic interval encodes:
- the LOC140519111 gene encoding prostaglandin G/H synthase 1-like isoform X2, with the protein MVPTAPPVDPDHIYGDNLECQHQLCLFKDGKLKFQMVDGEMYPPSVAETQVSMKYPANVPEANQMAVGQEVFGLLPGLMMYATIWLREHNRVCDILRTEHPTWNDEQLFQTTRLILIGEKQNSVELEELYGDIDILEFYPGLLMEKSLPNYIFGESMVEIRSSYSLKGLLGNPIYSPEYWKSSTFGDETGFNIVKTTMLQRLV; encoded by the exons ATGGTCCCAACTGCACCACCT GTGGACCCCGACCATATTTATGGAGACAACCTGGAGTGCCAGCACCAACTCTGCCTCTTTAAGGATGGGAAGCTCAAGTTTCAG ATGGTGGATGGGGAGATGTATCCACCATCAGTGGCTGAGACTCAAGTTTCCATGAAGTACCCTGCCAATGTTCCTGAAGCTAACCAGATGGCTGTGGGCCAAGAGGTGTTTGGGCTGCTCCCAGGCCTCATGATGTATGCTACAATCTGGCTTAGGGAACATAATCGTGTCTGTGACATCTTGAGAACTGAGCACCCCACCTGGAATGATGAGCAGCTCTTTCAAACGACCAGACTCATCCTCATAG GAGAGAAACAGAATTCAGTAGAGTTGGAAGAGCTGTATGGAGACATTGACATCTTGGAGTTCTACCCAGGCTTACTTATGGAGAAATCTCTGCCCAATTATATCTTTGGGGAGAGCATGGTGGAGATTAGGTCTTCCTACTCCCTCAAGGGACTCTTGGGGAACCCCATATATTCTCCTGAGTACTGGAAGTCAAGCACATTTGGTGATGAGACTGGCTTCA
- the LOC140519111 gene encoding prostaglandin G/H synthase 1-like isoform X1 yields MVPTAPPVDPDHIYGDNLECQHQLCLFKDGKLKFQMVDGEMYPPSVAETQVSMKYPANVPEANQMAVGQEVFGLLPGLMMYATIWLREHNRVCDILRTEHPTWNDEQLFQTTRLILIVWRWLLLSGGGTAVPLPSQIGGVRNINQNLLAMTVSTIKESQKLRMQSFSEYRKWFGLKPYTSFEELTGQWHPPWLPPASGSMALVWEERDLMLWAGH; encoded by the exons ATGGTCCCAACTGCACCACCT GTGGACCCCGACCATATTTATGGAGACAACCTGGAGTGCCAGCACCAACTCTGCCTCTTTAAGGATGGGAAGCTCAAGTTTCAG ATGGTGGATGGGGAGATGTATCCACCATCAGTGGCTGAGACTCAAGTTTCCATGAAGTACCCTGCCAATGTTCCTGAAGCTAACCAGATGGCTGTGGGCCAAGAGGTGTTTGGGCTGCTCCCAGGCCTCATGATGTATGCTACAATCTGGCTTAGGGAACATAATCGTGTCTGTGACATCTTGAGAACTGAGCACCCCACCTGGAATGATGAGCAGCTCTTTCAAACGACCAGACTCATCCTCATAG tttggagATGGCTCCTTCTCTCTGGTGGTGGCACAGCTGTGCCTCTTCCTTCCCAGATTGGTGGGGTAAGGAACATCAACCAAAATTTGTTAGCTATGACTGTGAGCACCATTAAGGAGTCGCAGAAACTGAGGATGCAGTCCTTCAGTGAATACCGTAAATGGTTTGGCTTGAAACCCTACACCTCTTTCGAGGAGCTCACAGGTCAGTGGCACCCACCCTGGCTTCCCCCAGCCTCTGGCTCCATGGCTCTTGTTTGGGAGGAAAGGGACCTCATGTTGTGGGCTGGGCATTAG